A genomic segment from Neodiprion lecontei isolate iyNeoLeco1 chromosome 1, iyNeoLeco1.1, whole genome shotgun sequence encodes:
- the LOC107220951 gene encoding uncharacterized protein LOC107220951 isoform X2 produces the protein MRLWFSITTLLILVCIILESAAVKSKRDSGDASKYRHKSSNPAEDHYSINKLNHKKKIHNEERKILKKKGQHRNAEVNEKIESSEFQKEESNERNGKVYYGEKREKMSQNKVSKSKENVKYDRHADKPRSKKIKRSTKLEAPNETLDNDAGHLDGFTKNLHSNFDSASKKEKSKNKVTEKSGCGIGKSEDSELKHEFTVNSDQVPDIQPPKETASALDYNDKRGKEKEFEKQNVNSEKIKKQKHNNKSNDLCKGNIDLRRTELPKEKNHKITKPVQSNGQKIKYPNNLPENSYYLNENGLIKKKRAKKVNVKQKFSEKTSEGELECKPRTNDCKLPVLDAPIHETDKPEEYESGTCNLEDDYSTEQSKICYGKSKYNANEVAKHSVTGTKQDDAEASDSVNMEQISAKQNTVQDNSAEEENSNGEESIRENAVQEDSDAE, from the exons ATGCG ATTGTGGTTTAGCATCACGACACTGTTAATATTGGTATGTATTATACTAGAGTCTGCGGCAGTGAAATCAAAAAGAGATTCTGGTGATGCATCAAAATATCGCCATAAATCATCAAATCCAGCAGAAGACCATTATTCTAT CAACAAATtaaaccataaaaaaaaaattcataacgaagaacgaaaaatacttaaaaaaaagGGGCAACATCGAAATGCAGAAGTAAATGAGAAGATTGAATCCAGTGAATTTCAAAAGGAAGAATCAAATGAACGCAATGGAAAAGTATATTatggagaaaaaagagaaaagatgagCCAGAACAAAGTTAgtaaaagtaaagaaaatgttAAGTACGATAGGCATGCTGATAAACCTAGATCTAAGAAAATTAAGAGATCTACCAAGCTCGAAGCACCAAACGAAACGTTGGACAATGATGCCGGCCACCTGGATGGCTTTACGAAGAACTTGCACTCCAATTTTGATTCAGCGtcgaaaaaagagaaatctAAGAATAAAGTCACGGAAAAATCTGGATGTGGTATTGGTAAATCAGAGGACAGTGAACTTAAACATGAGTTTACTGTGAATTCCGATCAAGTACCGGACATACAGCCACCTAAAGAGACTGCATCTGCATTAGATTATAATGAtaagagaggaaaagaaaaagaattcgAAAAACAGAATGTGAATtcagagaaaattaaaaaacaaaaacacaatAATAAGAGTAATGATCTATGTAAGGGAAATATCGACTTGAGAAGGACTGAATTGCCTAAggagaaaaatcacaaaattacaaaacctGTTCAATCAAATGGtcagaaaattaaatatccgAATAATTTACCAGAAAATAGTTACTACTTGAACGAGAATgggttgataaaaaaaaaaagagctaAGAAAGTAaacgtgaaacaaaaattttcggaaaaaacCTCTGAAGGTGAATTGGAATGTAAACCTCGAACGAATGACTGCAAATTACCAGTTTTAGATGCACCGATACACGAAACAGACAAGCCAGAAGAATACGAGTCTGGTACTTGTAATCTGGAAGATGATTATTCAACTGAGCAAAGCAAAATTTGCTATGGGAAATCTAAATATAATGCGAACGAAGTCGCAAAACATAGTGTAACAGGTACTAAACAAGATGACGCTGAGGCTTCGGACTCAGTAAATATGGAGCAAATATCAGCGAAACAAAATACAGTCCAAGACAATAGTGCCGAAGAGGAAAACTCGAATGGAGAAGAATCAATAAGAGAAAATGCTGTGCAAGAGGACAGTGACGCAGAGTGA
- the LOC107220951 gene encoding uncharacterized protein LOC107220951 isoform X1: MRANFAAKRQQWLQSIASNIRTRLWFSITTLLILVCIILESAAVKSKRDSGDASKYRHKSSNPAEDHYSINKLNHKKKIHNEERKILKKKGQHRNAEVNEKIESSEFQKEESNERNGKVYYGEKREKMSQNKVSKSKENVKYDRHADKPRSKKIKRSTKLEAPNETLDNDAGHLDGFTKNLHSNFDSASKKEKSKNKVTEKSGCGIGKSEDSELKHEFTVNSDQVPDIQPPKETASALDYNDKRGKEKEFEKQNVNSEKIKKQKHNNKSNDLCKGNIDLRRTELPKEKNHKITKPVQSNGQKIKYPNNLPENSYYLNENGLIKKKRAKKVNVKQKFSEKTSEGELECKPRTNDCKLPVLDAPIHETDKPEEYESGTCNLEDDYSTEQSKICYGKSKYNANEVAKHSVTGTKQDDAEASDSVNMEQISAKQNTVQDNSAEEENSNGEESIRENAVQEDSDAE; encoded by the exons ATGCGAGCAAATTTTGCAGCAAAAAGACAGCAATGGTTGCAAAGCATTGCTAGTAATATTAGAACAAG ATTGTGGTTTAGCATCACGACACTGTTAATATTGGTATGTATTATACTAGAGTCTGCGGCAGTGAAATCAAAAAGAGATTCTGGTGATGCATCAAAATATCGCCATAAATCATCAAATCCAGCAGAAGACCATTATTCTAT CAACAAATtaaaccataaaaaaaaaattcataacgaagaacgaaaaatacttaaaaaaaagGGGCAACATCGAAATGCAGAAGTAAATGAGAAGATTGAATCCAGTGAATTTCAAAAGGAAGAATCAAATGAACGCAATGGAAAAGTATATTatggagaaaaaagagaaaagatgagCCAGAACAAAGTTAgtaaaagtaaagaaaatgttAAGTACGATAGGCATGCTGATAAACCTAGATCTAAGAAAATTAAGAGATCTACCAAGCTCGAAGCACCAAACGAAACGTTGGACAATGATGCCGGCCACCTGGATGGCTTTACGAAGAACTTGCACTCCAATTTTGATTCAGCGtcgaaaaaagagaaatctAAGAATAAAGTCACGGAAAAATCTGGATGTGGTATTGGTAAATCAGAGGACAGTGAACTTAAACATGAGTTTACTGTGAATTCCGATCAAGTACCGGACATACAGCCACCTAAAGAGACTGCATCTGCATTAGATTATAATGAtaagagaggaaaagaaaaagaattcgAAAAACAGAATGTGAATtcagagaaaattaaaaaacaaaaacacaatAATAAGAGTAATGATCTATGTAAGGGAAATATCGACTTGAGAAGGACTGAATTGCCTAAggagaaaaatcacaaaattacaaaacctGTTCAATCAAATGGtcagaaaattaaatatccgAATAATTTACCAGAAAATAGTTACTACTTGAACGAGAATgggttgataaaaaaaaaaagagctaAGAAAGTAaacgtgaaacaaaaattttcggaaaaaacCTCTGAAGGTGAATTGGAATGTAAACCTCGAACGAATGACTGCAAATTACCAGTTTTAGATGCACCGATACACGAAACAGACAAGCCAGAAGAATACGAGTCTGGTACTTGTAATCTGGAAGATGATTATTCAACTGAGCAAAGCAAAATTTGCTATGGGAAATCTAAATATAATGCGAACGAAGTCGCAAAACATAGTGTAACAGGTACTAAACAAGATGACGCTGAGGCTTCGGACTCAGTAAATATGGAGCAAATATCAGCGAAACAAAATACAGTCCAAGACAATAGTGCCGAAGAGGAAAACTCGAATGGAGAAGAATCAATAAGAGAAAATGCTGTGCAAGAGGACAGTGACGCAGAGTGA